In the genome of Bradyrhizobium arachidis, one region contains:
- the pqqB gene encoding pyrroloquinoline quinone biosynthesis protein PqqB has translation MLRVVVLGAGAGGGVPQWNCGCEGCRAARAHGHDLQRTQASVAFSGDGEHWFLINASPDLRQQLNATPQLHPKPGALRHTPVAGVILTNGEVDAVAGLLSMREGSPFTIYAHEKVLAILASNSIFNVLNEKNVKRQPIGIGEPFEPRLTDAARSGLEVLPFAVPGKSAWYLEGKAHPGGETGDGDTLGLKITDKSTGKCFYFIAACAEVTDALKAEIDGAALVFFDGTVWQDDEMIRAGLGHKTGKSMGHVAMSGHDGAIARLADLTIDRKMFLHINNSNPALLPGSSERKTAEEAGWQIPADGTEIML, from the coding sequence ATGCTTCGCGTCGTCGTCCTGGGCGCCGGGGCCGGCGGCGGAGTCCCGCAATGGAATTGCGGCTGCGAGGGCTGCCGGGCCGCCCGCGCGCACGGGCATGACCTCCAGAGAACCCAAGCCTCGGTCGCCTTCAGCGGCGATGGCGAGCACTGGTTCCTGATCAACGCCTCGCCCGACCTTCGCCAGCAATTGAATGCCACGCCGCAGCTGCATCCCAAGCCGGGCGCGCTGCGCCATACGCCTGTGGCAGGCGTGATCCTGACCAACGGCGAAGTGGACGCGGTGGCCGGCCTGCTGTCGATGCGCGAGGGCTCGCCCTTCACGATCTACGCACATGAGAAGGTGCTGGCGATCCTTGCGAGCAACAGCATCTTCAACGTGCTGAACGAGAAGAACGTGAAGCGCCAGCCGATCGGAATCGGCGAGCCGTTCGAGCCGCGACTGACCGACGCCGCCCGCTCGGGCCTCGAGGTGCTGCCGTTCGCCGTGCCGGGCAAGTCGGCCTGGTATCTCGAAGGCAAGGCGCATCCCGGCGGCGAGACCGGCGACGGCGATACGCTCGGCCTGAAGATCACCGACAAGTCGACCGGCAAATGTTTCTACTTCATCGCCGCCTGCGCCGAGGTGACCGACGCGCTCAAGGCCGAGATCGACGGCGCTGCGCTGGTGTTCTTCGACGGAACGGTCTGGCAGGACGACGAGATGATCAGGGCCGGGCTCGGCCACAAGACCGGCAAGAGCATGGGCCATGTCGCGATGTCCGGTCACGATGGCGCGATCGCGCGGCTGGCCGATCTCACTATCGACAGGAAGATGTTTCTGCATATCAACAACTCGAATCCGGCGTTGCTGCCCGGCTCAAGCGAGCGCAAGACTGCTGAAGAGGCGGGCTGGCAGATACCCGCCGACGGAACGGAGATCATGCTGTGA
- a CDS encoding DUF4286 family protein, protein MPLAGTGMLLTSMNIDAADEADFNRWYDREHLEERVAIEGFLEARRYVAHAANPKYLCLYSTATLDVLDSPAYKARLASPTDWSRQTMARFKDMLRVVARITISNGTGRGAALGVVRLRPNTDKAGAWRDALQERLAPETREGIISMHLLESEPELSGATAGIPAARNDGARDWFVLIDGTHVGAVSAVIAERFTGPAASPFPLPVSVGTYCLMWDLAKSDIARG, encoded by the coding sequence ATGCCACTCGCCGGGACAGGGATGCTGCTGACGTCGATGAACATCGACGCCGCCGATGAGGCCGACTTCAACCGCTGGTACGATCGCGAGCATCTGGAAGAGCGCGTCGCGATCGAGGGTTTCCTGGAGGCGCGGCGCTATGTCGCGCATGCCGCCAATCCCAAATATCTCTGCCTGTACTCGACCGCGACGCTCGACGTGCTCGACAGCCCCGCCTACAAGGCGCGGCTCGCAAGCCCGACCGACTGGTCGCGGCAGACCATGGCACGCTTCAAGGACATGCTGCGCGTGGTCGCACGCATCACCATCAGCAACGGCACCGGACGCGGGGCTGCGCTCGGCGTGGTGCGGCTGCGGCCGAACACCGACAAAGCCGGTGCATGGCGTGATGCACTGCAAGAAAGGCTGGCGCCGGAAACGCGCGAGGGCATCATCTCGATGCATCTGCTCGAAAGCGAGCCGGAATTGTCGGGCGCGACGGCGGGAATTCCGGCGGCGCGCAACGACGGCGCGCGCGACTGGTTTGTGCTGATCGACGGCACGCATGTCGGCGCGGTCTCGGCGGTGATCGCCGAGCGCTTCACCGGCCCGGCCGCATCGCCCTTCCCGCTGCCGGTCTCCGTCGGCACTTACTGCCTGATGTGGGACCTCGCGAAGAGCGACATCGCGCGCGGCTGA
- the pqqD gene encoding pyrroloquinoline quinone biosynthesis peptide chaperone PqqD produces MAGPRNISVSEASRPVLPRHAKLRYDETRKVWVILAPERVLAPDEIAVEVLQLCNGERNVGDVADQLAEKYAAPREAILTDVIAMLQDLADKGFLTEAREKTS; encoded by the coding sequence ATGGCCGGGCCGCGAAACATCAGCGTCAGCGAGGCAAGCCGCCCCGTGCTGCCGCGGCATGCCAAGCTGAGATATGACGAGACGCGAAAGGTCTGGGTGATCCTGGCGCCGGAACGCGTACTGGCGCCGGACGAGATCGCGGTCGAAGTCTTGCAGCTCTGCAATGGCGAGCGCAATGTCGGCGACGTCGCCGATCAATTGGCTGAGAAATACGCCGCGCCGCGCGAGGCGATCCTCACCGACGTCATCGCCATGCTCCAGGACCTCGCCGACAAGGGCTTTCTCACGGAAGCCCGGGAGAAGACGTCATGA
- the pip gene encoding prolyl aminopeptidase — MVPDADAAVSAKRADPFAPLTSDMLDVGDGHELYVESVGRPDGIPAIYLHGGPGSGCQPDHRKLFDPERFCAVLFDQRGCGRSRPKGSREHNTTAHLVADMEKIREKFGFERWMLVGGSWGATLALAYAEAHPERVSGIALRATFLGTRAEVETAFTSRLSQFYPALSEDFLSVLPPEERSRPVDAYWRRILDADPAVHGPAARAWHDAERTLSEHKPAKTRLDLASLNVWRTLPATPFMEAHYFVNNSFMSEDQLLRSAGKLEGIPGIIVQGRYDLLCPPETSHALAKVWPGSEIRIVEEAGHSLYDAGVRDAVMRAIADVASKISR, encoded by the coding sequence ATGGTGCCTGACGCCGACGCGGCCGTATCCGCCAAACGCGCCGATCCCTTTGCTCCGCTGACCTCCGACATGCTCGACGTCGGCGACGGCCACGAGCTCTATGTCGAGAGCGTCGGCCGCCCCGACGGCATCCCCGCGATCTATCTGCATGGCGGCCCCGGCAGCGGCTGCCAGCCCGATCATCGCAAGCTGTTCGATCCCGAACGCTTCTGCGCCGTGCTGTTCGACCAGCGCGGCTGCGGCCGCAGCCGTCCCAAGGGATCGCGCGAGCACAACACCACGGCGCATCTCGTCGCGGATATGGAGAAGATCCGCGAGAAGTTCGGCTTCGAACGCTGGATGCTGGTCGGCGGCTCCTGGGGGGCGACGCTGGCGCTGGCCTATGCAGAGGCGCATCCCGAGCGCGTCTCTGGCATCGCGCTGCGCGCGACGTTCCTCGGCACGCGGGCCGAGGTCGAGACGGCCTTCACCTCGCGCCTGTCGCAATTCTATCCCGCGCTCTCCGAGGATTTTCTGAGCGTGCTGCCGCCCGAGGAGCGCAGCCGTCCGGTAGACGCCTATTGGCGCCGCATCCTCGATGCCGATCCGGCGGTGCATGGGCCGGCGGCGCGGGCCTGGCACGACGCCGAGCGCACACTATCCGAGCACAAGCCGGCCAAGACGCGGCTGGACCTCGCCTCGCTCAACGTCTGGCGCACGCTACCGGCGACGCCGTTCATGGAAGCGCATTATTTCGTCAACAATTCCTTCATGAGCGAAGACCAGCTGTTGCGCAGCGCCGGAAAGCTCGAAGGCATTCCCGGCATCATCGTCCAGGGACGCTACGACCTGTTGTGCCCGCCCGAGACCTCTCATGCGCTCGCGAAAGTCTGGCCCGGTTCCGAGATTCGGATCGTGGAAGAAGCCGGCCATTCGCTCTATGATGCCGGCGTGAGGGACGCGGTCATGAGGGCGATCGCAGACGTCGCGTCCAAAATCTCGCGCTAG
- the pqqE gene encoding pyrroloquinoline quinone biosynthesis protein PqqE produces the protein MSDVLGNIPPETSDSLAVLEKQRSTAETFGIPLAVLLEITHRCPLQCPYCSNPVELDRSGKELTTDEWKKVLTELAEIGVLQVHFSGGEPTARKDLVELVKHASDAGLYTNLITSAVLLTREKLGDLADAGLCHVQISFQGIEEGLADRVAGYKGGHRKKLEVAKWTRELDLPLTVNAVMHRQNLHQLPDIIQMSLDLDADRLEVANVQYYGWALKNRAALMPTVAQLEECTRLVEEAREQHKGRLTIDYVVPDYYALRPKKCMGGWGRQFFNISPAGKVLPCHAAESITGLDFESVRSNHSIAWIWQNSDAFNRYRGTGWMKEPCKSCEFREIDFGGCRCQAFALTGDAANTDPACALSPLHETIFKQAEREAEGETNRFLYRNFAGGTLESENGA, from the coding sequence ATGAGCGACGTGCTCGGCAACATCCCGCCCGAGACCAGCGACAGCCTCGCGGTGCTGGAGAAGCAGCGCTCGACGGCTGAGACCTTTGGCATCCCGCTCGCGGTGCTGCTCGAGATCACCCATCGCTGCCCGCTGCAATGCCCCTATTGCTCCAACCCGGTCGAGCTCGACCGCTCCGGCAAGGAGCTGACCACGGACGAGTGGAAGAAGGTCTTGACCGAGCTCGCCGAGATCGGCGTGCTGCAGGTGCATTTCTCCGGCGGAGAGCCGACGGCGCGGAAAGACCTCGTCGAGCTCGTCAAGCACGCGAGCGATGCCGGCCTCTACACCAATCTCATCACCTCGGCCGTGCTGCTGACGCGCGAGAAGCTGGGCGACCTCGCGGATGCCGGGCTCTGCCATGTGCAGATCTCTTTCCAGGGCATCGAGGAAGGCCTTGCCGATCGCGTCGCCGGCTACAAGGGCGGCCACCGCAAGAAGCTCGAGGTCGCGAAGTGGACGCGCGAGCTCGATCTGCCGCTCACCGTCAATGCGGTGATGCATCGCCAGAACCTGCACCAGCTCCCCGACATCATCCAGATGTCGCTCGATCTCGACGCCGACCGGCTCGAGGTCGCCAATGTGCAGTATTACGGCTGGGCGCTGAAGAACCGCGCCGCCTTGATGCCGACCGTCGCGCAGCTCGAGGAGTGCACCCGCCTCGTCGAGGAGGCGCGCGAGCAACACAAAGGCCGGCTGACCATCGACTACGTCGTGCCTGACTATTATGCCCTGCGGCCGAAGAAGTGCATGGGCGGCTGGGGCCGGCAGTTCTTCAACATCTCGCCCGCCGGCAAGGTGCTGCCCTGCCATGCTGCCGAGAGCATCACCGGGCTCGACTTCGAATCCGTCCGCTCCAACCATTCGATCGCCTGGATCTGGCAGAACTCCGATGCCTTCAACCGCTATCGCGGCACCGGCTGGATGAAGGAGCCGTGCAAGTCTTGCGAATTCCGCGAGATCGATTTCGGCGGCTGCCGCTGCCAAGCCTTTGCGCTGACCGGCGATGCCGCCAACACCGATCCCGCCTGCGCGCTGTCGCCGCTGCACGAGACCATCTTCAAGCAGGCCGAGCGCGAGGCCGAGGGCGAGACCAACCGCTTCCTCTATCGCAATTTCGCCGGGGGCACTCTGGAATCCGAGAATGGTGCCTGA
- the pqqC gene encoding pyrroloquinoline-quinone synthase PqqC — protein MTALSIGKDIRLTSAEELEATLRHIGATRYHSLHPFHKLLHGGKLNKGQVQAWALNRYYYQSTIPIKDAVVISRFRDRATRLEWRHRIEDHDGDVGSEGGIERWLKLTEGLGLDTAYVESTEGILPATRFAVEAYVHYCREKSPLEAIASSLTELFAPNLHEERISGMLEHYDFVNPDIMSYFKRRLAQAPRDAGFALDYVKAHATTPEQRAQVCNALIFKTNVLWVQLDALQHAYVEGHIPPGAFVPKAS, from the coding sequence ATGACCGCGCTCTCGATCGGCAAGGACATCCGCCTCACTAGCGCCGAGGAGTTGGAGGCGACGCTGCGCCACATCGGCGCGACGCGCTATCACAGCCTGCATCCGTTCCATAAGCTGCTGCATGGCGGCAAGCTGAACAAGGGCCAGGTGCAGGCCTGGGCGCTCAACCGCTACTATTACCAGAGCACGATCCCGATCAAGGACGCGGTCGTGATCTCGCGCTTCCGCGACCGCGCCACGCGCCTCGAATGGCGCCACCGCATCGAGGACCATGACGGCGATGTCGGCAGCGAGGGCGGCATCGAGCGCTGGCTGAAGCTGACCGAGGGGCTCGGTCTCGACACGGCCTACGTGGAATCCACCGAAGGCATCTTGCCGGCGACGCGCTTTGCGGTGGAGGCTTATGTCCACTACTGCCGCGAGAAGAGCCCGCTGGAGGCGATCGCCTCCTCGCTCACCGAGCTGTTCGCGCCGAACCTGCACGAGGAACGCATCTCCGGCATGCTGGAGCATTACGACTTCGTCAATCCAGATATCATGAGCTACTTCAAGCGCCGCCTGGCGCAGGCGCCGCGCGATGCCGGCTTTGCGCTCGACTATGTCAAGGCGCATGCCACGACGCCGGAGCAGCGCGCTCAGGTCTGCAATGCGCTGATCTTCAAGACCAACGTGCTGTGGGTGCAGCTCGATGCGCTCCAGCACGCCTATGTCGAGGGCCACATACCGCCGGGCGCGTTCGTGCCCAAGGCGAGCTGA